The genomic interval atttttttttttgtttttttcaaagtttacattTCTTAAATGTCATTCTTGATAATATTATATGAAGTGTGCACAAGACAcatgactatacaaatgaaatgaaaataatcaaattctatacaaatgaaatgaaaataatcaaatgctatacaaataaaatgaaaataatcaatgatatacaaatgaaatagaAATAATCaatgttatacaaatgaaatattaataataataatcaatgatatacatacaaatgaaatgaaaataatgctaaactactcgGTGCCGCAGTgaggtcgtctccggggtcgtggtggctgcTGTCTGCGTCTGCCCTCTCCCTGCTAGTCATCCGCATGAGGTGTCCTCTCCCATCATCCTATATGCGGATCATCTCCGCCAAGAGGTACTGCGTAATCATCATCTATGCAAAGCGCACGCAGAGAGAACTGATATGATGTGGCATAGCAggtgcatcgacctcctcccCATCGAAAAtgtcgtccaataaaaatgacatcgatggggtgGCAATAGAGTCAGATGGGACGTCAGCCGGTCTATTGGACGGTCCTACAATATCAGCTGCACTGGAAGGCGCATACGGTGCTGACTGACCGAACACGTACTCCGCCTACACAACTGGTGGCAAGGATATGGTACTCACTAGACGACCAGATGAGGCATGTTGTCCTCCTTgtactggagctggtcgacctTCTCGTGCTAGTACATCAGGTCTAGCAGCTGGGATCCGTCGATCGTCCTCATGGACAAGGTCCAATGCTCATCAATCGGTGGATATCGGGATCTAGCGAGATCTGATTTTCATAATGTAGTATGTCAGCCTACAGGATACGAAAAAATTTGGTTAACTCATGCAGCTCGTAATGTACGCATAATAAAAGAAAGTGTGGGTTAAAGTTTTCTTATGAGGCTCAAATATATAGTAGCGGTCTTGTCGATGAAGCGGcatgtgatggacctataccaagtgaagtatgggtcatccaGATGCATCGAACTGTCCTCTGCCACTCCTGGTACGATGTACTCTCGACAATGCTCCCATGCAGTCACGAATATTGCGTATGTAGTCACCCATTCCGTGACCCCTTGACCGTGCCCATCCATGTCATGAAAGTCATCCCCAACTGGGAATGTCCAGTCGATAGCCGAACTACAGCATGACTTGGTCAGGGAGAtaccactcgataatatgaaagcatatgagtgacaCTTGGGCTACCCAGAGGTCACTCTCGACTGCATAATGGGGAGCTAGGTCGGCTAAAATCTCAGTCATATAAGGCATCCATAGGAACTGCACTTAAACATAAGTAAAAGTTAAGCAAACTATACgcaactgaaagaaagaaagagagtatTATGTGCTACACTTTAATTggactatacctcatgctcccggtgcatgtgtGTAGCGCAACCAAAAACACCCTCAAGTCATCCCTCCATCTAtataagatgaaacgtaagtttACGAATGTAACGATTAGTACTACGAATTAGTATCCGTAGTACTTATAGAATAAATGAGGAAGGATAAATGATGTTGGTACTAACCGATATGCGAGTGGGAGTGGGTCAACCAAACGACCGTCCTGGACCCTTTGAATATGTTGGAAACCTTGCTGCGTATGAGCTAAGGAGAGAAATCTCTCCCACACCCAAACCTGTAGTAGGCGAAGTGGGCCAGCAATCTGTGTCTTTGAGCAGTGAGCAGCGACACATCTCCCTATAAAGCCACGTCAAAGTAGCAGACCCCAACTGTACGAGCATATCGCTCCCAGGTCCACAAGGAGTGAAAGGAACATCATATGTGCATAGCTGCTTGAAACACCACAAAATAGCACCCCACATATCAAACACAAaaagtgggctcgtgcgtggcacACTATAGTCTGTGCATCTGCATCCAGCGGGAGCTGACGAAACACATCCCCCTTGAGGAACTGCATACAGATgtgtgcaccaaccaactcgctgtcaggTGGCACGACTCCTAACAAACGCTTGCATAGAGTACGCAAGCCAGGTCATCCCTAGAGATCTGTAGGTACCTTTACTGGGCCTGCAACACGACCAATGACAGGGTGCCCATCAATCGGTAGCCCAAACAAAACTACAATGGAGTGTGATGGTCGCCTCCCCGTGAGGTAGGTGGAACGTATGCGTCTTaggtctccatcgctccaccaaagTTGTCACAaaatgccaatccaactggatatgggcAATCCAATAAATACCGTAAAACCCTGCATTGCGTATCCAGCGGACGATGCGAATCTGCCTCCAACCAGTGCTCTGCAAACTGTGTGCCCTGTCGGAAGAACAAGGGGTTGACGTGCCCATCGGCCCACGCTTGGCTAGCTAGGTGATAATCGTCCATCGTCAAGACGCTCCGATCAGACGGACCTGGATCGATCCTACAAAATGCACCATCGCAATGCAATAAATATATGGTTGGCTGAACCATACAATCTCATATGCAGGTAAATTGGAACTTATAAATTTTGTCATCCAGAGGGGGAGTGCTTCTGGTTAGCCATATTTCCTATATCCTAATCTATTATTGATTATGTTGTGAGGCTATGTAGAACCTTTCCTTGGGGAGGGAAGAAGAAACCCCCAATTGCTTGGAAGGAAATGTGTCTTCCTAAACATGAAGGAGGGTTGGGAATCTTTGATTTAAATGCATGGAACAAAGCCTTACTCACTCGGGCTTTGTGGAATATTCAAAAGCAAAAAAGATTCACTATGGTTGAAGTGGATACATCAAATTTACATAAGAGAAACAAATCGGTGGGAGGCATCCTCAAAGCATGATGACTCTCCTCTTTTCAAAAAAATGATGGAGTTGAAAAATCATCTCATTCAGAGTCGTGGGAACTATAGGGAAGCTGAAAACTTGTTAAATACATGGGTGGTAGAGGGTCAATTTTCTACAAAACAGGCTTACAATTACTGGAGGAATAAAGGGAGCTCGGTGCACTAGTATAAGGAGGTATGGAAATGTGGAAGTCTCCCCAAACATGTTTTTACTCTGTGGATGGGAATTAAGGGGAAGCTAATGACAACGGATAGAATCGCAACAGAAGGAGTGAACCTGCAGTGTGTACTTTGTAACTCTGGAAATGAAACAAATGAACACCTATTTTTCAGATGTAAATTTACTAAAGAAGTGTGGGATCAAATTAGAGAATGGTTGGGTATTACAAGATGTATGACTACACTAAAAGCTTCtcttaaatggctacataaggaAGCAAAAGGCACGGAAATACAGGCTGTAAGAGAGAAAGTATGCTTGGCAGCCATAGTCTACTTCATTTGGCACACCCGTAATACTGTATATTTGAAGGAAAAAGGACATCTCCCAGGGAACTACTTCAAATGATTCAAAGGTACACATTTAGAGCAGTTTATGATAAATTTAACATGTATAATGTTTAAATATGCCTTCAGTATTATGTTGTTTGTCTTGAAATTTTTGTTGCTCTGTAAAGAAGATCATTTGATTATGTCTTAACCATAGGCAGTTGGATAATGAATTGGATAGTGACTTGTATATGTATCTCCTGGATATGTCTAGAGtaccttgtacaaaatattttaatcaatatatttacttttatcgatcaaaaaaaaaaaaaaaaagtgtacgAAGTCAATGTGACGGTCCAACTGCATCCCTGGGTTGGGTCTTCCTCGGACACCTTGTGCaattatgtccttcttgatgacatatgctgTACGTGCTCCTCTTTCTACCTCCCCTTACGTCTATCTCATTGTGTATATGGGAGCTCTTAAGctgacctttatgtcgagcatatgtAGGATTTGCCTGTAAAAAAGCATAACCTTTAAAATACTTTTACTAATTATGATGAAATTTTAGAATACTTTTaggaaatataaaaatatatatggtaaGGAAGGTAGGGATcacataaaaaattgaaaattcaaactcaaaatttatatttctaaaaaatattttaaaattgttaaaaATAAAGTATTCATAACATTTCATTGCACGCTTTTTTACAACTTAATAAAAGGAAATAATTTCGTTGgcccaattttatttttttaagtgaACAATTAAGTAGTGGACTCGATGGTAACTCATGATCAAGTGCACCACCACAAAAAGCACTTTTGTGTGTCATAaattaatattttgattttattttttattttgattgtcATGATTTGGTTTCCACATGATTTATTCAACTTAAGCCTTTCACGTAATCTATATTCATCTAAGGTGCGATTGTTtccttattattaattaattattctaaCACCTATGATTTAGTTTATTTAAATCCTTAACATAGGATTAGCTGTTATccaatgatgagttatatgataGCTCTTTTCATATTAATGTGGATGTACTTTTACGCCTAATGAATTCATGATTAATTGTTGAAAGTAATTGGCCTATAATTGAACATTCAACTTATATTGAGCATTTGGTTTagttaatgataaaataattaaaagtagCAATTTTGGCCTAAATGGCAAATTAGTAAAGGggtcaataattaattttttctttttagttttccaaaaaagaaaaaataagatGATTTTATTCTTAAAGAAGGAATTTCATTATTCAAAATCACTATCATTGTCTTttcacaagaaaaaaaattagataatttgAAAGGATCAACTTGATTTCCTATCATACCCATTTATCTAATAAAAATACTTCAAATACTGAATCTCAAGTGACAGGATCCACATATATTCAAATAAGTCTCAATATTTGAAATGTTTTTATTAGATGAGATGAGATGGTGGAAGGACTATGTTGATCTCTACTGGAggaccctttttttttctttctttcttttaaatgatatattaacagttaaagtttaattaattaGACTTTTATTGAAAGTATCAAATTCTAATATTAAGTGGAATGAAAAGTAAGCATAAGGATGAAAAAAAAAGCATAAGAAGATGATTCTATTCTTAAAGAAGGAGTTTCATTATTTGAAATCATGATAATTTATAATGTTGATTATCATTGTCTTTTCATGAGGGAAAAAATTAGTTATTTTGAGAGGATCAACAAGATTTTTCCATCAATCCTTCCATCTAATAAAAATACTCCAAATAGTAGGTCTCACATTATAGCATCCACATATAACCTGATGAGTCACTATTTCAAATGTTTTTTATTGGATGGAAGGGGCTGATGGGAGGACCACGTTGGTCCTTTGGAAGACTTGTTTTTATTCTCTTTTAAATGACATCTTAACAattaaagtttaattaattaGACTTTCATTAATTAActaaaatcttaaattttaatattaagtGGAAGGAAAAGTTAGCAAGAGGATGAGAAATAATTCATGTTGTGTTGCACAAATTAAATAAAAGTGATCATCAAATTCCTATCATTAATTAGCTTGAAATAATGATATATGAGGATTTTTATCACTTTTATATGTAGATTAGAAGCATTAATGATCTATTTATTACATTTCAAGTACTTGATTTTTATTACTTATGTAGTGATTCTCAAAATAATAGATATATTAATTTCATATCactgaaataaaataaattttgtcACATATTCTAAGGCTTTTTTTAATTGACACATTTAATTATTGGTGGTAgtagttaaaaattaaaaattaattttaaggttatattttggactgtattttgttcaaattcatacAGATACACGGGTTTCTCAATATCACTATCaaacaatatataaataaaaaatagaatgaaaactaaaaaacatatataaaaatttaaaaacaaaaactaaCTTGTTTGGTTAATTATTTATTGATCCAATGCAAATTAAAAACTTGAATATTGAGCAAATACTTATTCTTTGTCTTGAATCaaacaacaattaaaaataagatttaaaaaaatacaaaaaaatataaacttaaaaaTTTGTAATAAAAACCAAAATTAGTATAATTATTTTGTTAGTTAttacatttcaaaattcactCTTTACTACTACCAAACAATCTTATTcatcttgaaaataaaaaatgtgtaaaaatattttctaaatagcTTATAGATTTCTTAaatgtttataattttataagtatttttatttaattatatttcaagTTGACAtgtttattttatgtttattttaactaacaattatgtatataatgaattattttatttagaaaaGTTAATTTTACgtgttaaaatattttgaaaataagttGTCAGTTGAAAatcattaaatttaattttttaaatttttcaaaagcaatgaaagcttgacaacaaaaaaaaataaaaagtaggcaacctaaataaatatattatcatATTCTATTCCTCTATTGCTcataaaagaaatagaaaatagaaataatagtAAACCGACCTAAGCTTAAAACTTAGGATAATATTTTTTACCTAATCTTTAAAATCAATATTTAGCAAAAGGAATTatctttaaatatatatttttcaaaccaATTgagaacaaataaaaaatattttattatattttctctccatGACAAATGCTAAAATAAAAACTCGTGTACAAAtttcttttaagaaaaattaaatattaatgatgtgtaaatcAAACTTTTGTTCATTGACATgctacatattttattttattttctttcttgatTTTCTAGAAAATGTAACATAAGAAAGtgaatttattcatatttttctttcaccCTCcctaaaacatattttaaaattttgagaaatactTGTAAAAAGTGATTCTTCTGTATTAAATTGGGAATCCACTTATATTAATATTTGaaccaaataaaatatttagaaCCCATACAACATTATTCAGATCTATGTACGTGTTCATTATGGGTTTAAATACTAACATGATATCTCATAATTAATGAATTCTAAATTTCTGAGAAAAACTTCATACATgaatttctaaaaatcctatctccaAATCTTGAGAGACTTATAGAGCAATGTGGGATGGAAAATGAGCTAATTCCTACCGAATAACTTAAGCTCAATTTggttttttaattattttgtatATTAAAGTATTTTGATAAGAAGTTGTCAAACATGTTAAAAATCATTAAATATGCCTTCCCAATTAAGAATTtaggttgaaaaaaaaaaagacaagggaaagtaatttttttttctttctatatcaaatactaaaataaaaatttatgataATATGActataattaagaaaaattcacTATTAATGATGTAAAAAAATCAATATGTATGCACTGGTCagctatatattttattttattttttaatttcctcAAACGCTTGATATAAAAAAAGTGAACTtgttcatatttttctttcactCTCCCTAGATAACAgctttcaattttgaaaaacaaatggtTCTTCTATATTAAATTTGAGAATCAACTTATATTAATATTTGGATAAAATAAAGTACCGGGAACTCGTATTATTCAGATTCATATATCTCTCACTCTTTATAAATTCAAATACTAACATGATATTTTATGATTAACAAATTTTAAACATTATGTGGAAAAAAGCTTTATACATAAAATTTTCAAGAATCCTATGTTTGAGTTTACATTATCTAATTAGAAAACTATCATTATAAGAAATCACTCCTACATAACACATTGAAACGGcctattatataaatatgtaacATTAAATTGTGTATGATAAATAATAAACCTTTCTTGAAAAAGTCAATTTAGCACAAAAATAATAACTACGGAAAAAAGTAAAACTAACCAACTCAAACTCGGTCCAATATAAGAAAAATCGAGTGTTTGTTCACCAATGAACCGTTTGTCCCAAACCCGCTTGGcaaaaacacaaaaaagaaaaaaggaaaaagaatatgTACCATTTTCAATGAATGGGTTAAAACTTATCTCTTAATCTTTAGAATACATTTTGTTGAGAATTTTATTTATGAGTTTATTCCACAGTAAAAATTTTGAGTGGTTGGACTCAAAATTCAATAAACTTAAATTTTGGGTCAAAACATTTAAGTGGTTTTGAAAGATGTAAAAAGTAATataaaatagaaattaaatttctaattaacCAATAGAAAAGAGTAATGTTATGCGTATTAAGCATAGTAAAAGGGGAGTCCGACACGGTAAATGACAaaaaccttttttaaaaaataaattaactaataaaaataaagatcgACGGCGGTGAATCCGCCACGCAAAAGGCGACTACATCAGCGTGGTACAAATGTAAATATGTCAAAACAGAGTGGCATTTCACGAATTTTGAATTGGAGCTCGTGTTTTCCAAGTAGTTGAATGCTATATGGCTATATGCTAGCTAACTTTCCTTCGACTTTTGCTttgaaattatataattttttatataaaaaaataacaaattttcCCTTCCCCACTTGTTTTTTATGATGCAAAAAACACGTGCTTGAAAACAGAAAACAAAGGCATCCTATCTATACCTTCCCCATCCTATCCTACCCTACCTACACCCATTATTTTtttcttagaaaagaaaaaaaaaaaatttatactatACAATTAATGGACCAACCTTCCGCACTAATccataaatttttattaaatataaatataacatgcATATTGCATATGTATGCTAATATAAGCATCCTTCCCCTCCTCCGGATATCCTCCGCCTTTCCGGTTTATATATATTCATTCTCATAAAGTGATCGTTGAGAGATTCAAGGCTTTGAACCAGATCAATCGAGCTCAGTCAGTTTGTTGCACAATTAAGTCCCCCGATTCTGCTACTTCTGCGTTTCCGCCGCGTCTTTCTTCGATTCATTCTTCAATTTGAAATCATGTCCGGTTTACCGCCGATTCCAGAAGCCAGCCGGAAGCTCGGCAAGGCGGCGCCGGAGAAATCCAACTTCGCCCAGACCTGCAACCTCCTCAGTCAGTACCTCAAGGAGAAGCGCACTCTTCCCGATCTCGGCCGTGGGATTCTCGAACCTCCCAAAGGTACATTTCCGTTAATCTTGAATTGTTCCTTTGCCTTTTGGTCTTTCCCCCTTTCCTTTGAAGAAATCTGTGACCTAGATTTTCGTATGATCAGATGCATCATGCATCAGAATAAAATTTCTCATCAATTTCTTTATTGCGAATGTTTAATTAATGGCGCTCAGGGAGATCCGAGACGTTTCAGTCTCAAACAGTGACGACGATGGACCTGCTACCGACCATGGAAAAACCAGCCGGCGAGACGCCCGGTCTGAACGGCGGTGCCGTcttatcctcctcctcctcatctCAGCACTTGAAGTCCATGGATCTCTTTCCGCAGTTCTCCGGTTTCCGATCCTCCGATCGCGGCGAAGACACAACTATTAGATCGACCGATTTCGGGTCCGTTAGCTTCCCCGTCTTGATCATATCGTAATATTTATGCAAAacttaaattaatatatatttttggcACTGTCAGGAAGCCGGCAAGGCAGATGACGGCGAGCCCCGCCGCGGCGGCGGAGCCGGAAAGTGCCACACTGACGATATTCTACAGCGGAACGGTGATGGTGTACGGCGACATTACGGCGGAGAAGGCGAGGGAGATCATGGACTTGGCCAGCAAAGGATCCCCAAGCGCATCCGCCGCAACGGTAGCTGCCGCTATACTAAACTCAGCCGCCGCAGCTCGCGGCGGAGGCGGTGGTGCTAGTACTTCTTCTTCTGCTCCTTCATCGTCAACTAGTATGGGTCCAAGTTCCTCCGGAGCCATTTTCAGTCACAATATTCCGTCCCAAGAACCCGATCTTCCTCGAGAACCTCAAGCTATTGCTTCTGGTAAATAAATTAGTTGATTAATTGTTGAATTTATTATGTTTATTGTGTCCATCATTAATCCCAAAgctttgagtttcaactaatcagctaattaattttcaaaatctttctgTTATGTTTACAGATATGCCGATTGCCAGGAGGAATTCACTTCACAGGTTCCTTGAAAAGAGGAAAGACAGGTATTGAAATCTTCTTgctagtaaaaataataataatatcattttaataatagTAATTCAACATGTgacataaaagaaattaaaaattgtATGTGTCCAAAGTCCGAACAGCATCTTTTCTTCTCCTCCTTTTATTATTAGTAGTGTAGGGAAATAGgttatttaattaagttttttggATCATGGGCGGCCAATGAATTAATTCATGTTTTGCAGTAGGCCCCACAATTTGAGAGGTGCTAGTAGTTTTAACGTGCTTTAGGAATTGAAGACCTAATAATTGAATTTTTGATTATGACCCAAACACGCTTTAGCATTTTATTATAGCTGcgtatgaattttgaaatttatttttttattcatttgaaTTTGATATggaaatttattataattttatgtaaattttgggaaaatttattatagttttcttttgtattttatttaaatttaaataaattaaaatttgaaattgtCCCTTGGGTGATGCGTAGGAAGctgcaattttttattttttattttttatttttgatgcaCATAAGTGCTTATaatttgggtttagtgtttgggttatttaattaatattgaaCGCGTATTTCATTCAGGTCTGCAGCAAGAGCACCGTACCAACCAAACAAGCCCTTAGTGGCAGGCCCTGCGGATGAGCCGAAGCCTCGTGGAGAAGGCAACTCCTCAGCAGAGATGGAGATGGATCCCCAAACATCAGAGCACCTGGAGCTCAAATTATAGTCCAATTGTGTCTTTCCCACTAATCCCTTTTCATGGCTAATTACTGATTAGCTCTCCAAATTTGTTACCACTTATATAAATATGCTTTTCGATTCatctcatatttttattattttttagtcgATGTCTTGAGTTAGGTGTAGAGTTTAGTCCCATTATTtgtattttgaaattcaaaaattaaggagaaaaaaaaaaagaactattCTTGTCTAGTTTgctcattattattttttatgccAAATATATTATGTaagtaatattttattattttataattttaagtaCCATTCTCACGGTCATGCTTAATTGCCCATTCAAAAAAAACATAATCACTATGttgtcttcatttttttttccccaaataaGAATAATTTCTAAATAATTACCCAAGACAAAAATATAAGTAAAAGAGTAAATTGGGCAataataaaacaagaaaaaaaatgggTTTCgaaaatatgataatataaatatctACAAAAAATTATCTTGATCGGGATCCTAATGagtctattttattttctttttaagtccACATTGAATATGCCTCTCAGttgaaaaacgaaaaaaaaaaaaaatataagttatacattttttatataaaaaaaaatgcatatttcttAAAATCAAACATTAGCACCTATAAAATATAACACGGATatgtatttttgaaatatttgattCTTATTTGAGAAATATTCCATGCAAAAGTGATATACATACTAACTTCAACTTGTAGCTTGTGGCTcatatttaattcaaaaaatagaTACATTTATTTTGCGGGATCATATacaaagttaattaattaatgttaTATATAATTTGCGGAATGAAATTCTGAATAAAGAGTGgtaaaatcaagtgataaattcaattttatttttcttcattctATTCCATTCCCACCAACCGTGAAGCAAAACTTTAAATGCAATAATATTCAGAATTAATTAAATTGAGATACTCTTTTTTGGGAATTTCAAGATGAGATTAGGagtaaatattaaattaattaaatataaacatcaaatcatctcgtaataattattataatataaatctaaaataaatttatttttaattattgtgATTTTTTCCCTTTATCTTATTTTGTCACATCacttcactcttttttttttttctctctaaaatatcatattttgtttttgatttgattagatttgaaaaagaaaatctccttttcaatcttttcttttcttcgtGCTTTTTATATTGTACGCTAATTTCTTATTCCCCTGTAATTTACCCtaacatttttatattttctaaataaattaCACTAACGTCATCTAAAATTGAAGATACAACataaacatctttcataatttgaAAAACTAGATTCTAATTTTTTGGAAAGGCATTCTTGTGCTTCATTTTTGATTTGGTATTTGCGTGGATCATCATTACCAAGCTCTAATAACAATTGGCATCAGGCGAGTGTGGCATTGGAGATTTCTTtcctggaaaaataaaatggcaaattggtttcATTTTACTCAAAAATTGTCTATTAAAGATATTCTAATCGggctgattccgtgtttgattacgtggtgtcTCTGAAATCAAATATGTAAagtgagaatggaaggagtttattaAAGTGCAGATCAGATAAGAAGAAGTGTTTGATTATGGGTTAGTTTTATTACTGAGAGCAacaattctttttaaaaattaaaaaagttggacattaagattttgaatgagtttcaaattaagtaTCAGAGAATTTGTGATAgacttggaaaaattatttcgtgtgttaaacctccagtagggtggataaaacttaattatgaTGGGAGTTGTAAAGGCAATCCGGGTACTTTAGGAGGTgtaggaattattcgggattgccatgggATGGTAAAAGtagttttttcaagttattttggtaatggtacgaataataaTGCAGAATTAAAAACACTCAGGGAAGAAATTCGTTTGTACAAACGTTTgtattattttaatgtgattattgaaagtgacttgcAAATTGTAGTTAATTGGTtacggaaaggtagatgtaccttgtggtatctttagGAATTTTGAGAGGAACTCGTggtggagttagaaggagtgaacattagggtgatgcatcaatatagggaagacagtAGTGtggctgattttcttactaaaaaaAGAGAAATCAGAAATAATATAATTTACGAAAAATAACACCTTCtatcacgttatctgaaaggtattctttaAATGGATAGGTGAGGTATTGTTTCCGTTCGTCACTAGTTCACCTCTAGAGTTTTGTTTGATGCATTTTGTTTTTagtttggttgtgtttatgttttttatcttctttattaattatgttttagttttgttgtcctaatttgattggttattttatcttgtaaccacggtattttccCGCCAAAAGTGatggtatattaataaataaatggaggtgtcgccctcttttagtaaagaaaaaaaaaaaaaaaaaggc from Malania oleifera isolate guangnan ecotype guangnan chromosome 9, ASM2987363v1, whole genome shotgun sequence carries:
- the LOC131163902 gene encoding protein TIFY 10B, translating into MSGLPPIPEASRKLGKAAPEKSNFAQTCNLLSQYLKEKRTLPDLGRGILEPPKGRSETFQSQTVTTMDLLPTMEKPAGETPGLNGGAVLSSSSSSQHLKSMDLFPQFSGFRSSDRGEDTTIRSTDFGKPARQMTASPAAAAEPESATLTIFYSGTVMVYGDITAEKAREIMDLASKGSPSASAATVAAAILNSAAAARGGGGGASTSSSAPSSSTSMGPSSSGAIFSHNIPSQEPDLPREPQAIASDMPIARRNSLHRFLEKRKDRSAARAPYQPNKPLVAGPADEPKPRGEGNSSAEMEMDPQTSEHLELKL